Proteins encoded in a region of the Sporichthya brevicatena genome:
- a CDS encoding nuclease-related domain-containing protein: MIGLPLRRGGRRETERRRELDPVTAAITAVPGVLALHDRRTVGPNGRPSREVVDHFVVAPSGVWVVDAKTHYGPHEVRRTGGILTPRDERLFINYRDRTELVDQLRREVVTLQRTLVDVGHTVPVHGALCFVDTPLPWVSESITGVALVDLRGLTTLLAADGHLDGPERTDVHAVLNSRCVPA, from the coding sequence GTGATCGGTCTGCCCCTGCGCCGTGGTGGTCGGCGGGAGACGGAACGCCGACGGGAGCTCGACCCCGTCACGGCGGCGATCACGGCTGTCCCGGGGGTGCTCGCGCTCCACGACCGGCGGACGGTCGGGCCCAACGGCCGGCCGAGCCGGGAGGTCGTCGATCACTTCGTCGTCGCGCCGTCCGGGGTCTGGGTGGTCGACGCGAAGACCCACTACGGCCCCCACGAGGTGCGCCGCACCGGCGGGATCCTCACCCCGCGCGACGAGCGGCTGTTCATCAACTACCGCGACCGCACCGAGCTCGTCGACCAGCTCCGCCGCGAGGTCGTCACACTGCAGCGGACCCTCGTCGACGTCGGCCACACCGTCCCCGTCCACGGGGCGCTGTGCTTCGTCGACACCCCGCTGCCGTGGGTGAGCGAGTCGATCACTGGCGTCGCGCTCGTCGACCTGCGCGGCCTGACGACCCTGCTCGCCGCCGACGGCCACCTCGACGGCCCCGAGCGGACCGACGTCCACGCCGTCCTGAACTCCCGCTGCGTCCCGGCGTAG
- the ypfJ gene encoding KPN_02809 family neutral zinc metallopeptidase, producing MKFDDSSVDASGVRDRRGKGSTAAIGGGGVGIVGLLVYALFSVLGGGGSGLDPSLLFPADGSVQSKADTSGDLQTRCNTEGAIEKYDDCYLVKVYNEINEVWTDDFARRGERYERPALTFFETAVSTGGCGRASSQVGPFYCPGDESIYIDIGFLAELQRQFGAAGRYAQAYILAHEAGHHIQTMLGTEDRMRQEQRSSPKRKNELSVAFELQADCYAGVWSRLADDAGNVSVSEDEVREAQAAAAAVGDDRIQQKSTGRVDPESWTHGSAAQRERWFTTGRDSGNLNACDTFA from the coding sequence ATCAAGTTCGACGACAGCTCCGTCGACGCCTCCGGGGTCCGCGACCGCCGGGGCAAGGGCAGCACCGCCGCGATCGGGGGCGGCGGCGTCGGCATCGTCGGGCTCCTGGTCTACGCGCTGTTCAGCGTGCTCGGCGGAGGCGGCAGTGGCCTCGACCCGTCCCTGCTCTTTCCCGCCGACGGGAGCGTCCAGAGCAAGGCCGACACCTCCGGCGACCTGCAGACCCGTTGCAACACCGAGGGCGCGATCGAGAAGTACGACGACTGCTACCTGGTCAAGGTCTACAACGAGATCAACGAGGTCTGGACGGACGACTTCGCCCGTCGCGGCGAGCGTTACGAGCGTCCGGCACTGACGTTCTTCGAGACGGCCGTGAGCACCGGCGGGTGCGGGCGGGCCTCGTCGCAGGTCGGGCCGTTCTACTGCCCGGGTGACGAGTCGATCTACATCGACATCGGTTTCCTCGCCGAGCTCCAGCGCCAGTTCGGCGCCGCGGGGCGGTACGCGCAGGCCTACATCCTTGCCCACGAGGCCGGGCATCACATCCAGACGATGCTGGGCACCGAGGACCGCATGCGCCAGGAGCAACGCTCCTCGCCCAAGCGTAAGAACGAGCTCTCCGTCGCCTTCGAGCTCCAGGCCGACTGTTACGCCGGCGTGTGGAGTCGGCTCGCCGACGACGCCGGGAACGTCTCCGTCAGCGAGGACGAGGTCCGCGAGGCCCAGGCCGCCGCTGCCGCCGTCGGCGACGACCGGATCCAGCAGAAGTCCACCGGGCGCGTCGACCCCGAGTCCTGGACCCACGGCAGCGCCGCCCAGCGCGAGCGCTGGTTCACCACCGGACGCGACAGCGGCAACCTCAACGCCTGCGACACCTTCGCCTGA
- a CDS encoding MBL fold metallo-hydrolase, translating into MSAERLTDRLDRVEVAGFQLYVWYDPDGVTLIDTGPVGSTDAILDALARRGRDPGELTRIVLTHFHDDHVGSAAELRARTGAQVVAHVADAPVIRGEQAGPPPNFTDWERELHAQVAADLAAAPPVPVDLDVHDGDVLPFGGGARVLAVPGHTDGSIALHLPGQGVLFTGDVIAEHQGAVIPGVFNLDGERVLDAFRALAQLDVDVACFGHGRPVLGGAGSTLRLAAGT; encoded by the coding sequence ATGTCCGCCGAACGCCTGACCGACCGGCTCGACCGCGTCGAGGTCGCCGGGTTCCAGCTCTACGTCTGGTACGACCCGGACGGCGTCACGCTGATCGACACCGGCCCCGTCGGGTCGACGGACGCGATCCTCGACGCCCTCGCCCGGCGCGGCCGCGACCCGGGCGAGCTGACGCGGATCGTGCTCACCCACTTCCACGACGACCACGTCGGTTCCGCGGCCGAGCTGCGTGCGCGGACCGGTGCGCAGGTCGTCGCCCACGTCGCGGATGCGCCGGTCATCCGCGGCGAGCAAGCTGGTCCGCCGCCGAACTTCACCGACTGGGAACGCGAGCTCCACGCCCAGGTCGCCGCCGACCTCGCGGCCGCTCCGCCCGTGCCCGTCGACCTCGACGTCCACGACGGCGACGTCCTGCCCTTCGGTGGAGGAGCGCGGGTCCTCGCCGTCCCCGGCCACACCGACGGCAGCATCGCCCTCCACCTCCCCGGCCAGGGTGTCCTGTTCACCGGAGACGTCATCGCCGAGCACCAGGGCGCCGTCATCCCCGGGGTGTTCAACCTCGACGGGGAGCGGGTCCTCGACGCGTTCCGCGCCCTGGCCCAGCTCGACGTCGACGTCGCCTGCTTCGGCCACGGTCGCCCCGTCCTCGGCGGCGCCGGCTCGACCCTCCGCCTCGCGGCCGGAACCTGA